A genomic region of Miscanthus floridulus cultivar M001 chromosome 3, ASM1932011v1, whole genome shotgun sequence contains the following coding sequences:
- the LOC136545969 gene encoding uncharacterized protein: protein MDLSAIKRLLQSRRPSDEYIAGVQGFLKFAYSGKKSDAKIQCPYVKCVNRQLQMQETVYEHLVCDGMLRGYIIWGCHGETSSYISANKDSESPRPSLNTNMCQVVQEAFGYIDDGHHTNGPHASGLSEDGPNAETQDFFDLLRAADEPLWEGCELSKLSFLVLLFHVKSTNKWSNKSINDLLQILQLALPNGSNIPRTFVEAQKTIAKLGLRYEKIHVCPNNCQLYRKDKKYDDFCSKCGASRWKNKPDKTLLTKKERRKATPNKVLCYFPIKPRLKRLFMNKETTKLTRWHDEERTKDGALRHPANSEVWKITDSQHPHIASDSRNMRFGIATDGFNPYGKCNSTHSCWLVVLVPYNLPPWLCMKASSLMLTLIILGYPGKDFHTFMQPIYDELNELFDTGMSIYDASRDERF, encoded by the coding sequence ATGGACTTAAGTGCTATTAAGAGGTTGTTGCAATCCAGAAGACCAAGTGATGAGTACATAGCTGGGGTACAGGGTTTTCTTAAGTTTGCCTACAGTGGGAAAAAGTCCGATGCAAAGATTCAATGCCCCTATGTCAAATGTGTCAATAGGCAGTTACAAATGCAAGAAACAGTGTATGAGCACTTAGTGTGTGATGGAATGCTGCGTGGATACATTATATGGGGCTGTCATGGGGAAACATCATCTTATATCTCTGCTAACAAAGATTCAGAGTCACCGCGTCCAAGTTTAAACACTAATATGTGCCAAGTAGTCCAAGAAGCCTTTGGATATATAGACGATGGACATCACACAAATGGACCTCACGCATCAGGTTTATCTGAAGATGGACCAAATGCGGAAACACAAGATTTCTTTGATTTGCTTAGGGCTGCTGATGAACCTTTATGGGAAGGATGTGAGCTATCAAAACTTTCTTTCCTAGTCCTATTGTTTCATGTGAAGTCGACCAACAAGTGGAGTAATAAATCAATTAATGATCTACTTCAAATTTTACAGCTAGCTCTCCCAAATGGTTCAAATATACCTAGAACATTTGTGGAGGCTCAGAAGACCATTGCGAAGCTTGGTCTTAGATATGAGAAGATTCATGTGTGCCCAAATAATTGTCAGCTCTATCGGaaagacaagaaatatgatgactTCTGTTCAAAATGTGGAGCTTCAAGATGGAAAAATAAGCCAGATAAAACATTATTAacaaaaaaggaaagaagaaaggcaaCCCCAAATAAGGTATTGTGTTATTTTCCAATCAAACCTAGACTTAAAAGGCTTTTTATGAACAAGGAAACAACCAAGTTAACTAGATGGCATGATGAGGAGCGTACAAAGGATGGTGCTTTGCGCCATCCTGCTAATTCAGAGGTTTGGAAAATCACTGATTCCCAGCACCCTCATATTGCATCAGATTCTCGAAACATGAGGTTTGGAATAGCAACAGATGGTTTTAACCCATATGGGAAGTGTAATTCTACCCATAGTTGTTGGCTAGTTGTATTAGTACCATACAACCTTccaccatggttatgcatgaaagcTTCTTCTCTTATGCTGACTCTAATAATTCTTGGTTACCCTGGAAAGGACTTCCATACATTTATGCAGCCGATTTATGATGAGCTAAATGAGTTGTTTGACACTGGTATGTCTATATATGATGCATCTCGAGATGAGAGATTTTAA